A genomic window from Pseudokineococcus lusitanus includes:
- the cynS gene encoding cyanase — protein MDPIMSRPDAAALVRTQMSRKGLTWTKVAEAVDAPLVWTTAALLGQHPMTAAQASAACEVLDLGDDVGESLQQQPSRSIDPTLLQDPTIYRFNEALAVYGPALKALIHEEFGDGIMSAINFQVDIARRAHPDGDRVVVTFDGKFLDYRW, from the coding sequence ATGGACCCGATCATGAGCCGCCCCGACGCCGCCGCCCTCGTCCGCACGCAGATGTCCCGCAAGGGCCTGACGTGGACGAAGGTCGCCGAGGCGGTCGACGCGCCCCTCGTGTGGACGACGGCCGCGCTGCTCGGCCAGCACCCCATGACCGCGGCGCAGGCGAGCGCGGCGTGCGAGGTCCTCGACCTCGGCGACGACGTCGGCGAGAGCCTGCAGCAGCAGCCGTCCCGCTCGATCGACCCGACGCTGCTGCAGGACCCGACGATCTACCGCTTCAACGAGGCCCTGGCCGTCTACGGTCCGGCCCTCAAGGCGCTGATCCACGAGGAGTTCGGCGACGGGATCATGAGCGCCATCAACTTCCAGGTGGACATCGCCCGCCGGGCGCACCCGGACGGCGACCGCGTCGTCGTCACCTTCGACGGGAAGTTCCTCGACTACCGCTGGTGA
- a CDS encoding NAD-dependent epimerase/dehydratase family protein, with protein MRIFFTGGSGKAGHHVAPFLASQGHQVTNADLTPLGHPDVTDLRVDLTDAGQVYSAMAGMPTMADLDAPEPVQGGRGSAYDAVVHFAAVPAIGIAPDATTFETNILAHYHVLEAATRLGIRKVVFASSETTYGICFAQGERKPLYVPVDEEHPVVPEDSYAMSKVAGEVVARSFHARTGADVYGLRINNVMEPHEYAEKFPAFLEDPSLRRRNVFSYIDTRDLGQMTLRCLETDGLGFEVFNVANADMSVAATTQEVVERFYGGVEVRKEMGRDETFYSIDKARRLLGYEPQHSWRDVLADPRREG; from the coding sequence ATGCGCATCTTCTTCACCGGCGGCAGCGGCAAGGCCGGACACCACGTGGCGCCCTTCCTGGCGTCGCAGGGCCACCAGGTCACCAACGCCGACCTCACCCCGCTCGGCCACCCCGACGTCACCGACCTCCGGGTCGACCTCACCGACGCCGGGCAGGTGTACTCCGCGATGGCGGGCATGCCCACGATGGCGGACCTCGACGCGCCCGAGCCCGTCCAGGGGGGCCGAGGCTCCGCCTACGACGCCGTCGTCCACTTCGCCGCCGTGCCGGCCATCGGCATCGCGCCCGACGCGACGACCTTCGAGACCAACATCCTGGCGCACTACCACGTGCTCGAGGCCGCGACCCGGCTCGGCATCCGCAAGGTGGTCTTCGCGTCGTCGGAGACGACCTACGGCATCTGCTTCGCCCAGGGCGAGCGCAAGCCCCTGTACGTGCCCGTCGACGAGGAGCACCCGGTCGTCCCGGAGGACTCCTACGCGATGTCCAAGGTGGCCGGCGAGGTCGTCGCACGGTCGTTCCACGCCCGCACCGGTGCGGACGTCTACGGGCTGCGGATCAACAACGTCATGGAGCCGCACGAGTACGCCGAGAAGTTTCCGGCCTTCCTCGAGGACCCGTCGCTGCGGCGGCGCAACGTCTTCTCCTACATCGACACCCGTGACCTGGGGCAGATGACCCTGCGGTGCCTGGAGACCGACGGGCTCGGCTTCGAGGTCTTCAACGTCGCCAACGCCGACATGTCGGTGGCCGCGACGACGCAGGAGGTCGTCGAGCGCTTCTACGGGGGCGTCGAGGTCCGCAAGGAGATGGGCCGGGACGAGACCTTCTACTCGATCGACAAGGCCCGCCGGCTGCTCGGCTACGAGCCGCAGCACTCGTGGCGGGACGTGCTCGCGGACCCGCGCCGCGAGGGCTGA
- a CDS encoding phosphatase PAP2 family protein produces MRPHPTDDRSGTPADTAGVARFGARALLSVATLALGAAAFLLLWLLVRRSWAPLQELDDGVAEDLNALVSGSPAAVAVLRAITTLGNTSTLVVVFVVLTVVLLVRGQRRLAVFTAATGLGVAVLVPLTKALVDRARPALDAPVVPLPSSASFPSGHSLGSLVAVTVVALVVLPSVRRRARPWVVALAVLVVLAVGVSRLALGVHFVSDVLAGWALGAVWVTLTAAAFRGWQHRSGTMSREPLDPLDAAPEQAP; encoded by the coding sequence GTGCGTCCTCACCCCACCGACGACCGGTCCGGCACACCTGCGGACACGGCGGGCGTCGCCCGCTTCGGCGCCCGCGCGCTGCTGAGCGTCGCCACGCTCGCCCTCGGAGCCGCGGCCTTCCTGCTCCTGTGGCTGCTGGTCCGACGCTCGTGGGCGCCGCTGCAGGAGCTGGACGACGGCGTCGCCGAGGACCTCAACGCCCTCGTCAGCGGGTCGCCGGCCGCCGTCGCGGTGCTGCGGGCGATCACCACCCTCGGCAACACGTCGACCCTCGTCGTGGTGTTCGTCGTGCTCACGGTGGTCCTCCTCGTCCGCGGGCAGCGGCGTCTCGCCGTCTTCACCGCGGCCACCGGCCTCGGCGTCGCCGTCCTCGTACCGCTCACGAAGGCGCTCGTCGACCGGGCTCGACCAGCCCTCGACGCCCCCGTGGTGCCGCTGCCCTCCAGCGCCAGCTTCCCCAGCGGGCACTCCCTGGGCTCGCTCGTCGCGGTGACGGTCGTGGCCCTCGTCGTCCTGCCCTCCGTGCGACGTCGCGCGCGGCCCTGGGTCGTCGCGCTCGCCGTGCTCGTCGTCCTGGCCGTCGGGGTGAGCCGCCTGGCGCTCGGTGTCCACTTCGTCAGCGACGTGCTCGCGGGCTGGGCGCTGGGAGCGGTGTGGGTCACCCTGACCGCCGCGGCGTTCCGCGGCTGGCAGCACCGGAGCGGAACCATGTCGCGCGAGCCGCTCGACCCGCTGGACGCGGCACCGGAGCAAGCCCCCTAG
- a CDS encoding DUF4041 domain-containing protein — translation MLFVDDDSRRADHRPGAATGGAVVDGATRPVAVTPPDEKTVKAPTHEAKVGIFGARKQARSLLEERAALQADVERLRGDLRRLGVLEVVDLERRRDALAREIVEQERRQRDAVAAHQAELDAATTAARATSDERLADVRRQLDEAETRLAGAREQVVVTEDLAVLQEAGVYTYRHPLTDAVGYRSELARVSDSIKAMTRKDGGAITAATGWTVNGSAAQGRAMVRDFSKLMLRAYNAEADVQVRNLKPYKLESSTARLEKVVATIERLGKTMDIRIAPAYHRLRLKELALTADYMEKLAEEKAREREEKERLREERKVEQEIERERLRLQKERQHYANALASLEASGDLDGVARLREQVDDLDKAIADVDYRAANVRAGYVYVISNLGAFGPGMVKVGMTRRLEPMDRVRELSDASVPFNFDVHALFFAEDAVGIEAAMHKRLGDRRVNRVNHRREFFYATPAEAREHLAALSGDLLQYEELAEALEYRQSHRDSSGGATVMPSSPA, via the coding sequence GTGCTGTTCGTCGACGACGATTCGCGACGTGCCGACCACCGCCCCGGGGCTGCCACAGGCGGCGCTGTCGTCGACGGCGCTACACGACCGGTTGCGGTCACGCCGCCGGACGAAAAGACGGTGAAGGCGCCGACGCACGAGGCGAAAGTCGGGATCTTTGGCGCCCGCAAGCAGGCCCGGTCGCTGCTCGAAGAACGGGCGGCGTTGCAAGCGGACGTGGAGAGGTTGAGGGGCGACCTCCGGCGTCTCGGTGTCCTCGAGGTCGTGGACCTCGAGCGCCGACGCGACGCGTTGGCCCGTGAAATAGTGGAGCAGGAGCGGCGCCAGCGGGACGCTGTCGCCGCTCACCAGGCTGAGTTGGACGCTGCTACGACGGCAGCTCGCGCGACCTCCGACGAGCGGCTCGCCGACGTCAGACGACAGCTCGACGAGGCTGAGACTCGCCTGGCGGGGGCACGAGAGCAGGTGGTCGTCACCGAGGACCTCGCCGTCCTGCAGGAGGCGGGTGTCTACACCTACCGCCACCCGCTCACGGATGCCGTCGGCTACCGCAGCGAGCTGGCGAGGGTGTCGGACAGCATCAAAGCGATGACCCGCAAGGACGGCGGCGCCATCACGGCCGCCACCGGGTGGACGGTCAACGGTTCCGCCGCCCAGGGGCGGGCCATGGTGAGGGACTTCTCGAAATTGATGCTGCGTGCCTACAACGCTGAGGCGGACGTGCAGGTCCGCAATCTGAAGCCGTACAAGTTGGAGAGCTCGACCGCCCGCCTCGAGAAGGTGGTCGCCACCATCGAGCGCCTCGGCAAGACCATGGACATCCGCATCGCTCCCGCCTACCACCGTCTCCGGCTCAAGGAGCTCGCGCTGACGGCGGACTACATGGAGAAGCTCGCGGAGGAGAAGGCGCGCGAGCGCGAGGAGAAGGAGCGTCTGCGCGAGGAGCGGAAGGTCGAGCAGGAGATCGAGCGCGAGCGCCTCCGTCTGCAGAAGGAGAGACAGCACTACGCCAACGCCCTGGCGTCCCTCGAGGCGAGCGGCGACTTGGACGGCGTCGCACGCCTGCGAGAGCAGGTCGATGACCTTGACAAGGCCATCGCCGACGTCGACTACCGGGCGGCTAATGTCCGTGCGGGTTACGTGTACGTCATCTCAAATCTCGGCGCCTTCGGGCCAGGCATGGTCAAGGTTGGCATGACGCGCCGCCTCGAGCCGATGGATCGCGTCCGCGAGTTGTCTGATGCCTCGGTGCCCTTCAACTTCGACGTGCATGCGCTCTTCTTTGCCGAAGATGCCGTCGGTATCGAGGCCGCCATGCACAAGCGCTTGGGTGACCGACGCGTCAACCGCGTCAACCACCGACGTGAGTTCTTCTACGCAACGCCGGCAGAGGCGAGGGAGCACCTGGCTGCTCTCAGCGGCGACCTTCTGCAGTACGAGGAGCTCGCTGAGGCGCTTGAGTACCGGCAGAGTCACCGTGATTCTTCCGGCGGTGCAACGGTGATGCCTTCGAGTCCGGCGTGA
- a CDS encoding Fpg/Nei family DNA glycosylase, with amino-acid sequence MPELPEVELARSTIEEAGLGRTIADVDDADDWVCRPHLPGEIREVLVGRRLTAAHRRGKTMWCDLSGDGDRRLGLHLGMSGRIIVRTNDGGTVHGGDPVRGVDGTDESVAKPEWYRFTLAFEDGGSLRLFDKRRLGRVRLDPDLGDVGPDAGEIGVKEFRERVGRGTAPLKARLLDQSTLAGVGNLLADEILWQAREDPHRPAGELTADELTALHKTLRTATRAAIRHGGVHTGEVIGSRHKGGHCPRCGADMATGQVGGRTTWWCTAEQQRPR; translated from the coding sequence GTGCCGGAGCTGCCCGAGGTCGAGCTCGCCCGATCCACCATCGAGGAGGCGGGGCTCGGGCGGACCATCGCCGACGTCGACGACGCCGACGACTGGGTCTGCCGCCCGCACCTGCCGGGCGAGATCCGCGAGGTGCTCGTCGGGCGCCGGCTGACCGCCGCGCACCGGCGGGGCAAGACGATGTGGTGCGACCTCAGCGGCGACGGCGACCGCCGCCTGGGCCTCCACCTCGGCATGAGCGGCCGCATCATCGTCAGGACCAACGACGGCGGCACCGTCCACGGCGGGGACCCCGTCCGCGGTGTCGACGGCACGGACGAGTCGGTGGCCAAGCCCGAGTGGTACCGCTTCACGCTCGCCTTCGAGGACGGCGGCAGCCTCCGGCTCTTCGACAAGCGGCGGCTGGGGCGGGTGCGCCTCGACCCGGACCTCGGCGACGTCGGGCCGGACGCCGGGGAGATCGGCGTGAAGGAGTTCCGCGAGCGCGTCGGCCGCGGGACGGCGCCGCTCAAGGCGCGGCTGCTCGACCAGTCGACGCTGGCCGGCGTCGGCAACCTCCTCGCCGACGAGATCCTGTGGCAGGCGCGGGAAGACCCGCACCGCCCCGCCGGGGAGCTCACGGCGGACGAGCTGACCGCCCTCCACAAGACTCTCCGGACGGCGACCCGGGCGGCCATCCGCCACGGCGGCGTCCACACCGGCGAGGTCATCGGCTCCCGGCACAAGGGCGGGCACTGCCCGCGGTGCGGCGCCGACATGGCGACCGGTCAGGTCGGCGGCCGGACGACGTGGTGGTGCACGGCCGAGCAGCAGCGGCCGCGCTGA
- a CDS encoding family 43 glycosylhydrolase, whose product MSSHPRRLLTGLGGALLALALLGATPTTAAPSASAADARSSLTASRTVQPVVDANFADPDLLLVDGVYHAYATNSGGQNVQHRTSRNLRTWTEQPDVAPVLGDWVGECSFAPGGATDRCVWAPEVAAVDGGYALYYTARDEQSQRQCIGVSTSTSPGGPFVPVGDDPLVCPTAQTPPDLGGAIDAGTFVEDGQLWLLWKADGNCCSKPATLFVQPMSPDGTTFTGPATELIDNDLPWEGAVVEAPTLAKHDGTYYLFYSANDFAGGNYRTSYATATSITGPYTKAGTELMTSEMFAGDVRGSGGQDVITTRDGGTAIVFHGWDPAFSYRGMYASPLEWEDGVPVVTAAADRYELEDGTVTNARVVGDASASGGEKVGGLDFADSSVTVRVHSDTAARATLGIRYANGSTDGDRRVLATDTLTVNGRDAGTVTFRHTGWGNWQRAEARVKLQAGWNTVTLTKATYFAELDALYVDDRRLEPAVPVYPESPAAATRYEAEAGVVTNARVVGDAGASAGAKVGGLDFADSSVAVQIYAERAGRATLGIRFANGSERGGYSLEATHRISVGGADAGLVTYPHTRWGNWQTIEHDVTLAQGWNTVTLTRVSWFAEIDAVDVLAPRGR is encoded by the coding sequence GTGTCATCCCACCCGCGCCGCCTGCTCACCGGGCTCGGGGGCGCCTTGCTCGCCCTCGCCCTCCTGGGCGCCACCCCCACCACCGCCGCACCGTCGGCCTCCGCCGCCGACGCGCGCTCGTCCCTGACCGCGTCCCGCACCGTCCAGCCGGTGGTCGACGCCAACTTCGCCGACCCCGACCTCCTGCTCGTCGACGGCGTCTACCACGCCTACGCGACGAACTCCGGGGGCCAGAACGTCCAGCACCGCACGTCGCGGAACCTCCGCACGTGGACCGAGCAGCCGGACGTCGCGCCGGTGCTCGGCGACTGGGTGGGCGAGTGCAGCTTCGCCCCCGGCGGTGCGACCGACCGGTGCGTCTGGGCGCCCGAGGTCGCCGCCGTGGACGGCGGCTACGCGCTCTACTACACGGCCCGCGACGAGCAGTCCCAGCGCCAGTGCATCGGGGTGTCGACGTCGACGTCGCCCGGCGGCCCCTTCGTGCCCGTCGGCGACGACCCGCTCGTCTGCCCGACGGCGCAGACCCCGCCGGACCTCGGCGGCGCGATCGACGCCGGGACCTTCGTCGAGGACGGGCAGCTCTGGCTGCTGTGGAAGGCCGACGGCAACTGCTGCAGCAAGCCGGCGACGCTCTTCGTCCAGCCGATGTCGCCCGACGGGACCACGTTCACCGGCCCGGCCACCGAGCTGATCGACAACGACCTGCCGTGGGAGGGCGCGGTCGTCGAGGCGCCGACGCTGGCGAAGCACGACGGCACCTACTACCTCTTCTACTCCGCCAACGACTTCGCGGGCGGCAACTACCGGACGTCCTACGCGACGGCGACGAGCATCACCGGCCCGTACACGAAGGCCGGCACCGAGCTGATGACCTCGGAGATGTTCGCGGGCGACGTCCGCGGCTCCGGCGGCCAGGACGTCATCACGACGCGCGACGGCGGCACGGCGATCGTCTTCCACGGGTGGGACCCGGCCTTCAGCTACCGCGGCATGTACGCGAGCCCGCTGGAGTGGGAGGACGGCGTCCCGGTCGTCACCGCCGCGGCCGACCGCTACGAGCTCGAGGACGGCACCGTCACGAACGCCCGCGTCGTCGGCGACGCCAGCGCCTCGGGCGGCGAGAAGGTCGGCGGGCTCGACTTCGCGGACAGCTCCGTGACCGTGCGGGTGCACAGCGACACGGCCGCCCGCGCCACCCTCGGCATCCGGTACGCCAACGGGTCCACCGACGGCGACCGGCGCGTGCTCGCCACCGACACGCTGACGGTCAACGGCCGGGACGCCGGCACGGTGACGTTCCGGCACACCGGCTGGGGCAACTGGCAGCGCGCCGAGGCCCGGGTGAAGCTCCAGGCCGGCTGGAACACGGTGACGCTGACGAAGGCCACGTACTTCGCCGAGCTGGACGCCCTCTACGTCGACGACCGGCGCCTCGAGCCGGCCGTCCCCGTCTACCCGGAGAGCCCCGCCGCGGCGACGCGCTACGAGGCCGAGGCCGGCGTCGTCACCAACGCCCGCGTCGTCGGGGACGCCGGCGCCTCCGCCGGGGCCAAGGTCGGCGGCCTCGACTTCGCCGACAGCTCGGTCGCGGTGCAGATCTACGCCGAGCGAGCGGGCCGGGCGACCCTCGGCATCCGCTTCGCCAACGGCTCGGAGCGCGGCGGGTACTCGCTGGAGGCCACGCACCGGATCAGCGTCGGCGGCGCCGACGCCGGCCTCGTCACCTACCCCCACACCCGGTGGGGCAACTGGCAGACCATCGAGCACGACGTGACGCTCGCGCAGGGCTGGAACACCGTGACGCTCACCCGCGTCAGCTGGTTCGCGGAGATCGACGCCGTCGACGTCCTCGCGCCGCGGGGCCGCTGA
- a CDS encoding formate/nitrite transporter family protein: MTYVSPPDFVQKMIDAGHSKVLMSTRDTIIRAYMAGAILALAAAFAVTVTVQTGNALVGALLFPVGFVLLYLMGFDLLTGVFTLVPLALLDRRPGVTVRSMLRNWGLVFLGNLGGAVTVALMMSVIMTYAFQTPPTDVGARLGEIGHARTLGYAEYGAAGMLTLFLRGVLCNWMVSTGVVAAMMSTSTSGKIMAMWLPIIVFFYMGFEHSVVNMFLFPAGLMMGGGFSLGDYLVWNEIPTVVGNLVGGLLFVGLVLYATHARTGRSRRAVELERLEAARRAGDDQVVPAQAGALAR; the protein is encoded by the coding sequence ATGACGTACGTCAGCCCGCCCGACTTCGTCCAGAAGATGATCGACGCCGGCCACTCGAAGGTGCTCATGAGCACCCGCGACACGATCATCCGGGCCTACATGGCCGGCGCGATCCTCGCCCTCGCCGCCGCCTTCGCGGTGACCGTGACGGTGCAGACGGGCAACGCCCTCGTCGGCGCCCTGCTCTTCCCCGTCGGCTTCGTCCTGCTCTACCTCATGGGCTTCGACCTGCTCACGGGCGTCTTCACGCTCGTCCCGCTCGCCCTGCTGGACCGACGACCGGGCGTCACCGTCCGGTCGATGCTCCGGAACTGGGGCCTGGTCTTCCTCGGCAACCTCGGGGGCGCCGTCACGGTCGCCCTCATGATGTCCGTGATCATGACCTACGCGTTCCAGACGCCGCCCACGGACGTCGGCGCGCGGCTCGGCGAGATCGGCCACGCCCGGACCCTCGGCTACGCCGAGTACGGCGCCGCCGGGATGCTCACGCTGTTCCTGCGCGGCGTCCTCTGCAACTGGATGGTCTCCACCGGCGTCGTCGCCGCGATGATGTCGACGAGCACCTCGGGGAAGATCATGGCGATGTGGCTGCCCATCATCGTGTTCTTCTACATGGGCTTCGAGCACTCGGTCGTCAACATGTTCCTCTTCCCGGCCGGGCTCATGATGGGCGGCGGCTTCTCCCTGGGTGACTACCTCGTGTGGAACGAGATCCCCACGGTCGTGGGCAACCTCGTCGGCGGGCTGCTCTTCGTGGGGCTCGTCCTCTACGCCACCCACGCCCGCACCGGCCGCAGCCGCCGCGCCGTGGAGCTCGAGCGCCTCGAGGCGGCCCGCCGGGCCGGGGACGACCAGGTCGTCCCCGCGCAGGCCGGCGCCCTCGCCCGCTGA
- a CDS encoding zinc-binding dehydrogenase gives MRVDGALRVVGKYAVALAKRVGVHVVATVSPRSRDAVLAAGADEVVDRTTADLLEAVAEPVDVLLNLAPVEPERFAELVALVRNGGKVVSTTAFMATPDDAARGVTAATVFVLPDRDRLAELVRLVDAGELTVEVTRRIPLDELAALHAEGAAGRIAGKVVVLPG, from the coding sequence TTGCGCGTCGACGGCGCCTTGCGCGTCGTCGGCAAGTACGCCGTGGCGCTGGCGAAGCGGGTCGGCGTCCACGTCGTCGCGACGGTCAGCCCTCGCAGCCGGGACGCCGTACTCGCGGCGGGCGCGGACGAGGTCGTCGACCGCACCACGGCGGACCTCCTCGAGGCCGTCGCCGAGCCCGTCGACGTCCTGCTCAACCTCGCGCCCGTCGAGCCCGAGCGCTTCGCCGAGCTGGTGGCGCTCGTCCGCAACGGCGGGAAGGTCGTCAGCACGACGGCGTTCATGGCCACCCCCGACGACGCCGCCCGCGGCGTCACCGCGGCCACCGTCTTCGTCCTGCCCGACCGCGACCGCCTCGCCGAGCTCGTCCGCCTCGTCGACGCCGGCGAGCTCACCGTCGAGGTCACGCGCCGCATCCCGCTCGACGAGCTAGCCGCGCTCCACGCCGAGGGCGCCGCGGGGCGGATCGCCGGCAAGGTCGTCGTCCTGCCGGGGTGA
- a CDS encoding VOC family protein gives MATITVQDVDDAGLADWRLLANGLHARFRTGDMPTGARFVAAVADAAEELDHHPDVDLRPSHVDLALVSHDVGRVTRRDLRLARRVSDIAAGLGLTAQPEVLAQLEVALDTADLAAVGPVWAALLTGDAGALDGDDVVDRRGRVPLLWFQGTDAHETPRQRFHLDVWVPHDVAQERVDAAVAAGATVVDASHAPSFVVLADPEGNRVCVCTALDR, from the coding sequence ATGGCGACCATCACCGTGCAGGACGTCGACGACGCCGGCCTCGCCGACTGGCGGCTCCTCGCCAACGGCCTCCACGCCCGCTTCCGCACCGGCGACATGCCGACCGGGGCCCGCTTCGTCGCGGCCGTCGCCGACGCCGCCGAGGAGCTCGACCACCACCCCGACGTCGACCTGCGGCCCAGCCACGTCGACCTCGCGCTCGTCAGCCACGACGTCGGCCGCGTCACCCGCCGCGACCTGCGCCTCGCCCGCCGCGTGAGCGACATCGCGGCGGGCCTGGGCCTCACGGCGCAGCCCGAGGTGCTGGCGCAGCTGGAGGTAGCCCTCGACACGGCCGACCTCGCCGCCGTCGGCCCGGTGTGGGCGGCGCTGCTGACGGGCGACGCCGGCGCGTTGGACGGCGACGACGTCGTCGACCGCCGCGGCCGCGTGCCGCTGCTGTGGTTCCAGGGCACCGACGCCCACGAGACGCCACGTCAGCGCTTCCACCTCGACGTGTGGGTGCCGCACGACGTCGCGCAGGAGCGGGTCGACGCCGCGGTGGCGGCGGGGGCGACCGTCGTCGACGCCTCACACGCGCCGTCGTTCGTCGTGCTGGCGGACCCGGAGGGCAACCGGGTGTGCGTGTGCACGGCGCTGGACCGGTGA
- a CDS encoding DUF368 domain-containing protein: MPAPVAPPPTSSTRVPMDVGRGLLMGTAEVVPGVSGGTVALVLGVYERLIDTAHHTVTAARRLVIGDVAGARAEIARGSWKVVVPLLLGNVVAVLVGARLVEPLLDDHPVGSRAVFLGLVLASLVVPVSMVGRRWTPRLGLLAAAAAVTATVLTGIPPATAADPSLPVVAAAAAVAICALVMPGVSGSFLLATVGLYAPTLTAVNERDVAYLAAFALGATVGLALFVRLLRHLLHAHRAVTLAVMTGLMVGSLRALWPWQTDTRDLLGPAGDALPVLGLVAAGVAVVLGLLLLEHLVTRRTTTPQPPVG, from the coding sequence ATGCCTGCACCTGTCGCCCCTCCGCCGACGTCGAGCACCCGGGTCCCGATGGACGTCGGACGAGGGCTCCTCATGGGGACCGCGGAGGTGGTCCCCGGCGTCAGCGGCGGCACCGTCGCTCTCGTCCTCGGGGTCTACGAGCGGCTCATCGACACCGCGCACCACACGGTCACGGCCGCCCGCCGGCTCGTGATCGGCGACGTCGCGGGCGCCCGTGCGGAGATCGCCCGCGGCTCGTGGAAGGTCGTCGTCCCGCTGCTGCTCGGCAACGTCGTCGCGGTGCTCGTGGGCGCGCGGCTCGTCGAGCCCCTCCTCGACGACCACCCCGTCGGCTCGCGGGCCGTCTTCCTCGGCCTCGTGCTCGCGTCGCTCGTCGTGCCCGTGTCGATGGTCGGCCGCCGGTGGACGCCGCGCCTCGGCCTCCTCGCCGCCGCTGCCGCCGTCACCGCGACCGTCCTCACCGGCATCCCGCCCGCCACGGCGGCCGACCCGTCGCTGCCGGTCGTGGCGGCCGCGGCGGCCGTCGCCATCTGCGCGCTCGTCATGCCGGGCGTCTCCGGCTCCTTCCTCCTCGCGACGGTGGGGCTCTACGCACCGACGCTCACGGCGGTCAACGAGCGCGACGTCGCCTACCTCGCCGCCTTCGCCCTCGGCGCCACGGTGGGGCTCGCCCTCTTCGTCCGGCTGCTGCGGCACCTGCTGCACGCGCACCGCGCCGTGACGCTCGCCGTCATGACCGGCCTCATGGTCGGCTCGCTGCGCGCCCTCTGGCCGTGGCAGACCGACACCCGCGACCTCCTCGGCCCCGCGGGCGACGCGCTGCCCGTCCTCGGCCTCGTCGCGGCGGGGGTCGCCGTCGTCCTCGGTCTGCTCCTGCTCGAGCACCTCGTCACCCGACGCACGACGACGCCGCAGCCCCCGGTCGGCTGA